A single window of Grus americana isolate bGruAme1 chromosome 10, bGruAme1.mat, whole genome shotgun sequence DNA harbors:
- the UBAP1L gene encoding ubiquitin-associated protein 1-like isoform X2, which translates to MSYLDEVPFRTARSLDGDSGGENTLITAPAIDLPDCTDILMSTMHDFSLERKVLYWVEVASQQQTSWHRVTSEVVPTAPPCWLLLVDPADSYGGRARDGAVRRCVSLSAADGRGALSDTESETWHSEEDEYSEDDEYSSTSWEENDKDEKVSRRRNAGRSAAPRADFYQIRPKTSPGLLEPSPENGDNPASPDPSKQRRSMVIFNNMKNELEAARRKLAALVHPLNRATTESRGVPVPRPLPQHPRTSRSVKYGPAPDVSQLGTLVPAPPAVAAPIPPIKRHKPTVPSLSPYACLPPASTPARPLSSHRSQPDSAADLLSALSQEERDLIEPVIALGYPARKAILTLQKTGRQSLSQFLSYLGACDRLLKQGYEEGQVEEAMEMFQYSEKKAAEFLHLLAQFNDMGFQQNEIKEVLLLCGNQREKALEELVMKTQ; encoded by the exons ATGAGCTACCTGGATGAAGTACCCTTCCGGACAGCCAGGAGCCTCGACGGGGACTCAGGAGGAGAAAACACTTTAATCACCGCCCCGGCCATCGACCTCCCCGACTGCACCGACATCCTCATGAGCACCATG CATGACTTctcactggaaagaaaagtgcTTTACTGGGTCGAGGTGGCCTCTCAGCAGCAAACCTCCTGGCATCGGGTCACCTCCGAAGTCGTCCCCACGGCTCCGCCGTGCTGGCTCCTGCTGGTGGACCCTGCCGACAGCTACGGGGGCAGAGCGCGGGACGGGGCGGTGCGGCGCTGCGTCAGCCTGAGCGCTGCTGATGGCAGAGGTGCCTTGTCCGACACCGAGAGCGAGACCTGGCACTCGGAGGAGGATGAGTACTCGGAGGATGACGAGTACTCCTCAACCTCCTGGGAAGAGAACGACAAGGATGAAAAGGTTTCCAGGAGGAGAAACGCTGGGAGAAGTGCGGCCCCGCGTGCCGACTTTTACCAGATCCGACCAAAGACGTCGCCCGGCTTGCTGGAGCCCTCACCGGAGAATGGTGACAACCCAGCCAGCCCGGACCCGAGCAAGCAGAGAAGATCCATGGTGATCTTTAACAACATGAAGAACGAGCTGGAAGCGGCCAGGAGGAAGCTCGCTGCTTTGGTGCATCCTTTGAACAGAGCCACCACGGAGAGCAGAGGGGTCCCGGTGCCACGGccgctcccccagcacccccgcACCAGCCGCAGCGTCAAGTACGGGCCAGCCCCGGACGTGTCCCAGCTGGGGACCCTGGTGCCGGCTCCTCCGGCCGTGGCCGCGCCGATCCCCCCGATCAAACGGCATAAGCCCACGGTGCCG tccCTCAGCCCCTACGCCTGCCTCCCCCCTGCCTCCACGCCTGCGCGACCTCTCAGTTCCCACAGATCCCAGCCGGATTCGGCAGCTGACCTGCTCTCGGCGCTGAGCCAAGAGGAGCGAGACCTCATCGAGCCCGTTATAGCCTTGGGCTACCCCGCTCGCAAAGCCATCCTCACCCTCCAGAAGACTGGGAGGCAAAGCTTAAGTCAG TTCCTGAGCTACCTGGGTGCCTGTGACCGGCTGCTGAAGCAGGGCTACGAGGAAGGGCAGGTGGAGGAGGCCATGGAAATGTTCCAGTACTCGGAGAAAAAG gcAGCTGAATTCTTGCATTTGTTAGCTCAGTTTAACGATATGGGTTTccagcaaaatgaaatcaaagaaGTTCTTTTGCTTTGTGGGAATCAGAGGGAGAAGGCGCTGGAAGAGCTCGTGATGAAAACCCAGTGA
- the UBAP1L gene encoding ubiquitin-associated protein 1-like isoform X3 has translation MISSDAVRNQVAAMSYLDEVPFRTARSLDGDSGGENTLITAPAIDLPDCTDILMSTMHDFSLERKVLYWVEVASQQQTSWHRVTSEVVPTAPPCWLLLVDPADSYGGRARDGAVRRCVSLSAADGRGALSDTESETWHSEEDEYSEDDEYSSTSWEENDKDEKVSRRRNAGRSAAPRADFYQIRPKTSPGLLEPSPENGDNPASPDPSKQRRSMVIFNNMKNELEAARRKLAALVHPLNRATTESRGVPVPRPLPQHPRTSRSVKYGPAPDVSQLGTLVPAPPAVAAPIPPIKRHKPTVPIQTGFMGKCPLQPSQLLLLAAPEEKNGDKTGLYLHSLCPGSPPLPVPMLTALLHPVLSLEKATSPGSPCNIAVPSCGAGWLFLKVGNFTFRSPTRKTNRLMIETGVV, from the exons ATGATTTCGTCTGACG CAGTAAGAAATCAGGTGGCGGCGATGAGCTACCTGGATGAAGTACCCTTCCGGACAGCCAGGAGCCTCGACGGGGACTCAGGAGGAGAAAACACTTTAATCACCGCCCCGGCCATCGACCTCCCCGACTGCACCGACATCCTCATGAGCACCATG CATGACTTctcactggaaagaaaagtgcTTTACTGGGTCGAGGTGGCCTCTCAGCAGCAAACCTCCTGGCATCGGGTCACCTCCGAAGTCGTCCCCACGGCTCCGCCGTGCTGGCTCCTGCTGGTGGACCCTGCCGACAGCTACGGGGGCAGAGCGCGGGACGGGGCGGTGCGGCGCTGCGTCAGCCTGAGCGCTGCTGATGGCAGAGGTGCCTTGTCCGACACCGAGAGCGAGACCTGGCACTCGGAGGAGGATGAGTACTCGGAGGATGACGAGTACTCCTCAACCTCCTGGGAAGAGAACGACAAGGATGAAAAGGTTTCCAGGAGGAGAAACGCTGGGAGAAGTGCGGCCCCGCGTGCCGACTTTTACCAGATCCGACCAAAGACGTCGCCCGGCTTGCTGGAGCCCTCACCGGAGAATGGTGACAACCCAGCCAGCCCGGACCCGAGCAAGCAGAGAAGATCCATGGTGATCTTTAACAACATGAAGAACGAGCTGGAAGCGGCCAGGAGGAAGCTCGCTGCTTTGGTGCATCCTTTGAACAGAGCCACCACGGAGAGCAGAGGGGTCCCGGTGCCACGGccgctcccccagcacccccgcACCAGCCGCAGCGTCAAGTACGGGCCAGCCCCGGACGTGTCCCAGCTGGGGACCCTGGTGCCGGCTCCTCCGGCCGTGGCCGCGCCGATCCCCCCGATCAAACGGCATAAGCCCACGGTGCCG ATACAAACGGGGTTTATGGGGAAATGCCCCTTACAGCCATCgcagctgctcctcctggcaGCCCCAGAAGAGAAGAATGGAGACAAAACCGGGCTGTATCTGCATTCCCTCTGCCCTGGGTCTCCCCCATTACCTGTCCCCATGCTCACTGCCCTCCTGCACCCTGTTTTATCGCTGGAAAAGGCCACTTCACCTGGCTCCCCTTGCAATATTGCCGTCCCCTCCTGTGGCGCTGGCTGGCTGTTCTTAAAAGTAGGAAACTTTACATTTCGTAGTCCTACTAGAAAGACAAATCGTTTAATGATAGAAACTGGTGTGGTGTGA
- the UBAP1L gene encoding ubiquitin-associated protein 1-like isoform X1, producing the protein MISSDAVRNQVAAMSYLDEVPFRTARSLDGDSGGENTLITAPAIDLPDCTDILMSTMHDFSLERKVLYWVEVASQQQTSWHRVTSEVVPTAPPCWLLLVDPADSYGGRARDGAVRRCVSLSAADGRGALSDTESETWHSEEDEYSEDDEYSSTSWEENDKDEKVSRRRNAGRSAAPRADFYQIRPKTSPGLLEPSPENGDNPASPDPSKQRRSMVIFNNMKNELEAARRKLAALVHPLNRATTESRGVPVPRPLPQHPRTSRSVKYGPAPDVSQLGTLVPAPPAVAAPIPPIKRHKPTVPSLSPYACLPPASTPARPLSSHRSQPDSAADLLSALSQEERDLIEPVIALGYPARKAILTLQKTGRQSLSQFLSYLGACDRLLKQGYEEGQVEEAMEMFQYSEKKAAEFLHLLAQFNDMGFQQNEIKEVLLLCGNQREKALEELVMKTQ; encoded by the exons ATGATTTCGTCTGACG CAGTAAGAAATCAGGTGGCGGCGATGAGCTACCTGGATGAAGTACCCTTCCGGACAGCCAGGAGCCTCGACGGGGACTCAGGAGGAGAAAACACTTTAATCACCGCCCCGGCCATCGACCTCCCCGACTGCACCGACATCCTCATGAGCACCATG CATGACTTctcactggaaagaaaagtgcTTTACTGGGTCGAGGTGGCCTCTCAGCAGCAAACCTCCTGGCATCGGGTCACCTCCGAAGTCGTCCCCACGGCTCCGCCGTGCTGGCTCCTGCTGGTGGACCCTGCCGACAGCTACGGGGGCAGAGCGCGGGACGGGGCGGTGCGGCGCTGCGTCAGCCTGAGCGCTGCTGATGGCAGAGGTGCCTTGTCCGACACCGAGAGCGAGACCTGGCACTCGGAGGAGGATGAGTACTCGGAGGATGACGAGTACTCCTCAACCTCCTGGGAAGAGAACGACAAGGATGAAAAGGTTTCCAGGAGGAGAAACGCTGGGAGAAGTGCGGCCCCGCGTGCCGACTTTTACCAGATCCGACCAAAGACGTCGCCCGGCTTGCTGGAGCCCTCACCGGAGAATGGTGACAACCCAGCCAGCCCGGACCCGAGCAAGCAGAGAAGATCCATGGTGATCTTTAACAACATGAAGAACGAGCTGGAAGCGGCCAGGAGGAAGCTCGCTGCTTTGGTGCATCCTTTGAACAGAGCCACCACGGAGAGCAGAGGGGTCCCGGTGCCACGGccgctcccccagcacccccgcACCAGCCGCAGCGTCAAGTACGGGCCAGCCCCGGACGTGTCCCAGCTGGGGACCCTGGTGCCGGCTCCTCCGGCCGTGGCCGCGCCGATCCCCCCGATCAAACGGCATAAGCCCACGGTGCCG tccCTCAGCCCCTACGCCTGCCTCCCCCCTGCCTCCACGCCTGCGCGACCTCTCAGTTCCCACAGATCCCAGCCGGATTCGGCAGCTGACCTGCTCTCGGCGCTGAGCCAAGAGGAGCGAGACCTCATCGAGCCCGTTATAGCCTTGGGCTACCCCGCTCGCAAAGCCATCCTCACCCTCCAGAAGACTGGGAGGCAAAGCTTAAGTCAG TTCCTGAGCTACCTGGGTGCCTGTGACCGGCTGCTGAAGCAGGGCTACGAGGAAGGGCAGGTGGAGGAGGCCATGGAAATGTTCCAGTACTCGGAGAAAAAG gcAGCTGAATTCTTGCATTTGTTAGCTCAGTTTAACGATATGGGTTTccagcaaaatgaaatcaaagaaGTTCTTTTGCTTTGTGGGAATCAGAGGGAGAAGGCGCTGGAAGAGCTCGTGATGAAAACCCAGTGA
- the PDCD7 gene encoding programmed cell death protein 7 translates to MAQPPPFAGRFPPPPFRAFPPPAGPFPPPAASFPGPAARPGPFAVTAAAAAPPPFLLPPLPPPPPPAGPEGDAGPRFPPGGGPFFSPAPPFPPRPVAEEEAAAAQRQQDELWLSQFLGRRRAAPPPPPPPAAASPSSARELAVEALGLVARLAALCRALRRREAEGDEAGWAHAREEAEEARRELREVVRPLREPGYREALRRKAERARKRRLRLQRRKQEAKAAKEEEAVRAAEREAKIDQWRAKCIQEVEEKNRERELKAAADSVLSEVRKKQADTKRMVDILRALEKLRKLRKEAAGRKGVCPPPSADEAFENQVESLKTLLKNRTELYEAEERALRVMLEGEQEEERKREMEKKQKKEREKLLQQKLKIDSKLFGDPDEFPLAHLLQPFREYYLQAEHSVAALIQIRHEWDQYLVPADHPEGSCIPPGWVLPSLPTNDTWATAVR, encoded by the exons ATGGCGCAGCCGCCGCCGTTCGCCGGGCGCTTCCCCCCGCCGCCGTTCCGCGCCTtcccgccgccggccgggcccttcccgccgcccgccgcctcctTCCCCGGTCCCGCCGCTCGCCCGGGGCCCTTCGCGGTGAcagcggcagcggcggcgccCCCGCCCTTCCTCTtaccgccgctgccgccgcccccgccgccggccgggccTGAGGGCGACGCGGGGCCGCGCTTCCCGCCGGGCGGCGGCCCCTTCTTCTCGCCGGCTCCTCCGTTCCCGCCGCGGCCGGTGGctgaggaggaggcggcggcggcgcagcGGCAGCAGGACGAGCTGTGGCTGTCGCAGTTCCTGGGCCGGCGCCGGGCCGCTCCCCCTCCGCcaccgccgcccgccgccgccagccccagcagcgccCGGGAGCTGGCGGTGGAGGCGCTGGGGCTGGTGGCGCGGCTGGCCGCGCTCTGCCGGGCCCTACGGCGGCGGGAGGCCGAGGGGGACGAGGCGGGATGGGCCCATGCGagggaggaggcggaggaggcgCGGCGGGAGTTGCGGGAGGTCGTGCGGCCCCTGAGGGAACCCGGCTACCGGGAGGCGCTGCGGAGGAAGGCGGAGAgggcgaggaagaggaggctgcgCCTGCAGCGGAGGAAGCAAGAAGCGAAGGCAgccaaggaggaggaggcggtcCGGGCCGCCGAGCGGGAAGCCAAGATCGACCAGTGGAGGGCCAAGTGCAtccaggaggtggaggagaagAACCGG gAACGAGAACTCAAGGCTGCTGCAGACAGTGTCTTATCTGAAGTACGAAAGAAACAAGCAGACACAAAGAGAATGGTCGACATCCTGCGTGCGTTAGAAAAGCTTCGGAAACTGCGAAAAGAGGCTGCTGGCAGGAAAG GTGTTTGTCCACCCCCCTCAGCAGACGAAGCATTTGAAAATCAGGTGGAGAGTCTCAAAACATTGCTCAAAAATCGCACAGAGCTGTATGAAGCTGAGGAGAGAGCATTAAGAGTTATGTTGGAgggagaacaggaggaggagaggaagagagaaatggaaaagaaacagaagaaggaaagggaaaaactatTACAGCAGAAACTCAAAATTGATTCCAAGCTGTTTGGGGATCCAG ATGAATTTCCTCTAGCCCATCTATTGCAGCCCTTCAGAGAATATTACTTACAAGCTGAGCATTCTGTAGCAGCTCTGATCCAGATCAg GCATGAATGGGATCAGTACTTGGTGCCAGCTGATCatcctgaaggaagctgcatcCCTCCAGGATGGGTTCTTCCGAGTCTCCCCACAAACGACACTTGGGCCACTGCTGTCAGATAg
- the KBTBD13 gene encoding kelch repeat and BTB domain-containing protein 13, whose product MTPEEEGSRAGPPERVRIRVEEQSFWVEKTLLVESSEYFRALFRSGMKESTQEEIGLGELSAAGFLAMLRVLAGERPILGSEETFQAVECAAFLQVKPLAKYLIHSINSDNCILLYQAAAIFGLLDLFHCAALYIRDSYAELKEYLDCLSADLLAYVETLLPSTFVAVGAHTPTFEFLEDLSRTICYLDEETNTWRTLSCLPLSASTFLAGMTTMDNKIYIVGGVYGASKQVVENSFCYDADANVWSEFPSPHQLRYDVRLVGHEGYLYAIGGEYEKISLKSVERYDVASSTWTFVSDLPQPSAAAPCAQAMGQIFVCLWKPLDTTVIYEYETRQDVWLPVTELKRHQSYGHCMVAHRDNLYVMRNGPSDDFLRCVIDCFNLTSRQWTALPGQFLNSKGALFTAVIRGDTVYTVNKMLTLLYSVEEETWRFKKERAGFPRSGSLQTFLLRLPRRDHDVAT is encoded by the coding sequence ATGACCCCGGAGGAGGAAGGCTCCCGGGCAGGGCCGCCGGAGCGGGTGCGTATCCGGGTGGAGGAGCAGTCGTTCTGGGTGGAGAAGACCTTGCTGGTGGAGAGCAGCGAGTACTTCCGTGCCCTCTTCCGCTCGGGCATGAAGGAGAGCACGCAGGAGGAGATCGGGCTGGGGGAGCTGAGCGCGGCCGGGTTCCTCGCCATGCTGCGGGTGCTGGCGGGTGAGAGGCCCATCCTTGGCAGCGAGGAGACCTTCCAGGCGGTCGAGTGTGCCGCCTTCCTGCAGGTGAAGCCCTTGGCCAAGTACTTGATCCACTCCATCAACTCCGACAACTGCATCTTGCTGTACCAAGCTGCCGCCATCTTCGGTCTCCTGGACCTCTTCCACTGCGCCGCACTCTACATCAGGGACAGCTATGCCGAGCTGAAGGAGTACCTGGACTGCCTCTCTGCTGACCTGCTGGCCTACGTGGAGaccctcctgcccagcacctTCGTGGCGGTAGGAGCCCACACGCCCACCTTTGAGTTCCTGGAGGACCTCTCCAGGACCATTTGCTACCTGGATGAGGAGACCAACACGTGGAGGACCCTCTCCTGCCTGCCGCTGAGCGCCAGCACGTTCCTCGCTGGCATGACGACCATGGATAATAAGATCTACATTGTGGGTGGCGTTTACGGGGCCAGCAAGCAGGTGGTGGAGAACAGCTTCTGCTATGATGCCGATGCCAACGTCTGGAGTGAGTTCCCCAGCCCTCATCAGCTGCGCTACGATGTCAGGCTGGTGGGCCACGAAGGCTACCTCTACGCCATCGGTGGGGAGTATGAGAAGATCTCCCTGAAGTCTGTGGAGAGGTATGACGTGGCCTCCAGCACCTGGACGTTTGTCTCCGACCTGCCACAGCCAAGCGCAGCGGCACCCTGCGCCCAAGCCATGGGGCAGATCTTCGTTTGCTTGTGGAAGCCGCTGGACACCACCGTCATCTATGAGTACGAGACCCGGCAAGACGTGTGGCTTCCCGTCACTGAGCTCAAGCGGCACCAGAGCTACGGGCACTGCATGGTGGCCCACCGTGACAACCTGTATGTCATGCGTAATGGCCCCTCGGATGACTTCTTGCGTTGTGTCATCGACTGCTTCAACCTGACATCACGGCAGTGGACGGCCCTGCCCGGGCAGTTCCTGAATAGCAAAGGAGCCCTCTTCACCGCCGTCATCAGGGGTGACACCGTCTACACCGTCAACAAGATGCTGACGCTCCTCTATTCCGTGGAAGAGGAGACCTGGAGGTTCAAGAAGGAGCGGGCAGGTTTCCCGCGCAGCGGCTCCCTGCAGACCTTCCTCCTGCGTCTGCCAAGGCGTGACCACGATGTCGCGACGTAG
- the UBAP1L gene encoding ubiquitin-associated protein 1-like isoform X4 encodes MHDFSLERKVLYWVEVASQQQTSWHRVTSEVVPTAPPCWLLLVDPADSYGGRARDGAVRRCVSLSAADGRGALSDTESETWHSEEDEYSEDDEYSSTSWEENDKDEKVSRRRNAGRSAAPRADFYQIRPKTSPGLLEPSPENGDNPASPDPSKQRRSMVIFNNMKNELEAARRKLAALVHPLNRATTESRGVPVPRPLPQHPRTSRSVKYGPAPDVSQLGTLVPAPPAVAAPIPPIKRHKPTVPSLSPYACLPPASTPARPLSSHRSQPDSAADLLSALSQEERDLIEPVIALGYPARKAILTLQKTGRQSLSQFLSYLGACDRLLKQGYEEGQVEEAMEMFQYSEKKAAEFLHLLAQFNDMGFQQNEIKEVLLLCGNQREKALEELVMKTQ; translated from the exons ATG CATGACTTctcactggaaagaaaagtgcTTTACTGGGTCGAGGTGGCCTCTCAGCAGCAAACCTCCTGGCATCGGGTCACCTCCGAAGTCGTCCCCACGGCTCCGCCGTGCTGGCTCCTGCTGGTGGACCCTGCCGACAGCTACGGGGGCAGAGCGCGGGACGGGGCGGTGCGGCGCTGCGTCAGCCTGAGCGCTGCTGATGGCAGAGGTGCCTTGTCCGACACCGAGAGCGAGACCTGGCACTCGGAGGAGGATGAGTACTCGGAGGATGACGAGTACTCCTCAACCTCCTGGGAAGAGAACGACAAGGATGAAAAGGTTTCCAGGAGGAGAAACGCTGGGAGAAGTGCGGCCCCGCGTGCCGACTTTTACCAGATCCGACCAAAGACGTCGCCCGGCTTGCTGGAGCCCTCACCGGAGAATGGTGACAACCCAGCCAGCCCGGACCCGAGCAAGCAGAGAAGATCCATGGTGATCTTTAACAACATGAAGAACGAGCTGGAAGCGGCCAGGAGGAAGCTCGCTGCTTTGGTGCATCCTTTGAACAGAGCCACCACGGAGAGCAGAGGGGTCCCGGTGCCACGGccgctcccccagcacccccgcACCAGCCGCAGCGTCAAGTACGGGCCAGCCCCGGACGTGTCCCAGCTGGGGACCCTGGTGCCGGCTCCTCCGGCCGTGGCCGCGCCGATCCCCCCGATCAAACGGCATAAGCCCACGGTGCCG tccCTCAGCCCCTACGCCTGCCTCCCCCCTGCCTCCACGCCTGCGCGACCTCTCAGTTCCCACAGATCCCAGCCGGATTCGGCAGCTGACCTGCTCTCGGCGCTGAGCCAAGAGGAGCGAGACCTCATCGAGCCCGTTATAGCCTTGGGCTACCCCGCTCGCAAAGCCATCCTCACCCTCCAGAAGACTGGGAGGCAAAGCTTAAGTCAG TTCCTGAGCTACCTGGGTGCCTGTGACCGGCTGCTGAAGCAGGGCTACGAGGAAGGGCAGGTGGAGGAGGCCATGGAAATGTTCCAGTACTCGGAGAAAAAG gcAGCTGAATTCTTGCATTTGTTAGCTCAGTTTAACGATATGGGTTTccagcaaaatgaaatcaaagaaGTTCTTTTGCTTTGTGGGAATCAGAGGGAGAAGGCGCTGGAAGAGCTCGTGATGAAAACCCAGTGA